In Psychrobacter ciconiae, the genomic window CTTCGAGCCATGCAAATTTGTGAAAAAGCAGGGGCTGATGGCATCACCATCCACTTGCGTGAAGACCGCCGCCATATTCAAGACCATGATGTTTATGAGATTGCCGAAAATATCACTACACGACTAAATTTAGAAATGGCGGCAACGGATGAAATGCTTGAGATTGCTTGTAAAGTCAAACCATATTGGGTCTGCCTTGTCCCCGAAAAGCGTGAGGAGCTAACCACAGAGGGTGGCTTAAATGTCGCCGGTCAAGTCGATACGCTCAAAGACTACGTGCAAAAATTGCAAGAGCACGGCATCAAAGTGTCGTTATTTATTGACCCTGACCGCGAACAAATAGATGCATCTATTGCCTGTCATGCTGACGCGATTGAACTACATACCGGAGCTTACGCTGAAAAAGGCTTGGCAAAAGACATTGAGGCCGAGCAAGCTGAGCTCAACCGGATTAAAGATGCCGTTCAATATGCGAAAAAAGCCAATCCTGAGCTATTTATCAACGCCGGTCACGGTCTGACCCAACAAAACGTCGGCGCCATTGCTGCTATTGACGGGCTTTATGAATTAAACATCGGTCATGCATTGATTAGCGATGCCGTTTTTGAAGGATTGTCGCAAGCCGTCGTTTTGATGAAAGCGGCGATGCATGCTGACAAAGCCTAATAACTGCTCAGTCAATTAAAACAATAGTGATCAAATTTTAAGTAGGGCAATCTGTTTCGTGATGGTGATTGGGCTTAAACTTAATAATGCCTGCCATATTGAAGGATACTTTATATTTATGAGCATCAAACGCAGCTTTTGGGCAATATTTAATATGACCCATAAAGCCGCGCGGATTGCCCGAATCGGCAGAAAACCGCGTATAATCGCGGTTGCCAGCTCTTAAATGGACGGTTGCGTATTTAAGCCCAAGCTGGCTTTCACTTAATAGCTCATCAACACCCGCACTGTATTTATTATCATTGTTTTTATCGAGAAACATTAATAAAGCATGGTTACCGTCTTTTTTACAGTGATGACTTTCATCAATTAAGCAAACAAAGACGTTTTGATGACGAATTAGACTCTCAGCCTTAGCCGATTTTAAAGTATTGGTTATTTCGTGGCGGACTTTTTTTGCTTCCATTGCCGCTAACTGACCGATAATAGAAGGAGTGGCAATACTGGCGAGGATTGCAAAAATGGTTAGCGTAATTACCAGTTCTATGAGCGTTAAGCCCTGCATGTGTGTAGCGCTTGCACCAAGCTCTAACCTAGAATTATAGCTCGTTGATAAAGTTTTTTCAGTTCTATACAACCCCGCATGCATAGTAAGTTACCTTTTAGTGATGAAATTGACGTAATATTACAATTTAGGAAAGCAACAGCGAGAAAATGGCGCTATAATATGTAACATAATATGACTGAAGTAAATCTGAGATTTACGTTGGCAGCAATATAGATCAATTGCTATTAAAATGTCAAAAAATGTTTAAAAGTTAGATTTGTGTCTTTTAGCACTAGAGAAAAAAATCAAGCTGTATTAAACTAATTAATGACAGAAAATACGAAGTTGCTTCTGATGAGGTGTGAATGATGAACAAGTCATTGTCAGAACAAATAGATGTATATTGTTAGTAACTCATTTTGCCTATTGTGTTTTAGTTACAACACTGTCGTGTAATAATGTGTAGCTGGGTTACAAAAAAAGTTGTAAATTGAATTTAGAATCGCTAAGCTACTCCGTAATTGGTTTTGTTGTAATATTAACTTAAAAAAAGATGTCTGGTTTTAGATTATCTAGGAAGCTGTACTGTATTAAACAGTACTTAAATTATCCTTTGGAGGAAGTCCATGAAATTAAATAAAATCGCTTTGGCTTTAGTTGCTGCCGCCGCTGCACCTTTAGCAGCGCAAGCTGGCGTTACTGTTAGCCCATTACTACTTGGT contains:
- the pdxJ gene encoding pyridoxine 5'-phosphate synthase, which translates into the protein MTTSNHIDNKKPLLGVNIDHVATLRQARGVDYPSPLRAMQICEKAGADGITIHLREDRRHIQDHDVYEIAENITTRLNLEMAATDEMLEIACKVKPYWVCLVPEKREELTTEGGLNVAGQVDTLKDYVQKLQEHGIKVSLFIDPDREQIDASIACHADAIELHTGAYAEKGLAKDIEAEQAELNRIKDAVQYAKKANPELFINAGHGLTQQNVGAIAAIDGLYELNIGHALISDAVFEGLSQAVVLMKAAMHADKA
- a CDS encoding pilus assembly FimT family protein, whose amino-acid sequence is MHAGLYRTEKTLSTSYNSRLELGASATHMQGLTLIELVITLTIFAILASIATPSIIGQLAAMEAKKVRHEITNTLKSAKAESLIRHQNVFVCLIDESHHCKKDGNHALLMFLDKNNDNKYSAGVDELLSESQLGLKYATVHLRAGNRDYTRFSADSGNPRGFMGHIKYCPKAAFDAHKYKVSFNMAGIIKFKPNHHHETDCPT